The sequence below is a genomic window from Bacteroidota bacterium.
TTGGTAACCCTGCAAATGACGATTCGCGCATGGGTGCCATTGTATCTCAACAACACATGGAAAAAATTTTGAGCTACATTGAACTTGCCAGGCAAGAAGGAGGGGACATTCTTACCGGAGGAAAGAGATTGATACTTGAAGAGCCGCTAAAAGATGGATACTATATTGAACCAACCGTAATTGAAGGCCTAGCATATAATTGCCGAACAAATCTGGAAGAAATTTTTGGTCCCGTAGTTACGATTATGCCCTTTGATACGGAAGACCAAGTTATCGAGTATGCGAATGTTACGCAATACGGATTGGCAGCCACCATCTTTACACAAAACTTAACACGCGCGCATCGCACGGCAGCGCGGTTACATTCCGGTATTGTTTGGATTAATTGTTGGCTGTTGCGTGACTTGCGCACACCATTTGGCGGAATGAAAAATAGCGGTGTTGGCAGAGAAGGCGGTTTCGAAGCGCTTAAGTTTTTTACTGAGGAAAAAAATGTTTGCGTAAAGCTATAAAGGAGATTTATTTGCCAAGCATTTTTTCAAATTCAGATTCATCAATAATTTTTATTCCCAACTCATTCGCTTTATCAATTTTATTCTGACCAGGATCGGAGCCTGCAAGAACAAAAGTGGTCTTACTGCTTACACTGCCCGATGCTTTGCCACCATTGCGTTCTATAGCCTCTTTAATTTCATCGCGCTTGTAGTTTGTTAAGGTACCTGTAGCTACTATAGTCATTCCTTTTAAGGTTTCGCTTCGGTTAGCATGCACTTGCTCGTCAATGGCAAAGTTTAATCCGGCCTCTTCGAGGCGATGAATGATGGTTTTGTTTTTTTCGTTTAAAAAATGTTGCAGTATACTTTGCGCAATTTTTTCACCTACCTCCGGTGCAGCAATCAATTCTTCAAAGGTTGCACTACTCAGTGTTTTCATATTCTTAAAATATAGCGCTATTTTTTTTGCAACAGTGTCACCAACATAGCGGATACCAATGGCAAACAAAACTTTTTCAAACGGTATTTGGCGCGATTGTGCAATGGCTTCAATCAGGTTTTGTGCACTCTTCTCAGCAAATCTGTCAAGGGCAAGCAAATCTTCTTTTTTTAAATCATAAATATCAGCAATGGTGGAGACTAAATTTTTTTCTACTAATAGTTCAACGGTTTCACTTCCAAGGCCATCAATATTCATTGCCTTGCGCGAGGCAAAGTGTTCGATGCGTCCTTTTATTTGGGGCTTGCATCCATTATCATTAGGGCAATAGTGATTGGCTTCGTTTTCAATGCGCTCGAGCTCGGTGCCACACTCCGGACAATGCGTAATATAATGCACAGGCGCAGCCTGAGGATTGCGTTTGCTAAGGGCTACTGCGGTAACCTTCGGAATTATTTCGCCTCCTTTTTCTACATGCACATAGTCATGTTCATGCAGGTCGAGTTTTTCAATGATGTCGGCATTATGCAAAGATGCACGTTTTACCATGGTGCCTGCAAGTAATACAGGTTGCAAGTTTGCAACCGGAGTAATAGCACCGGTCCGGCCAACCTGATAGGTTACTTTTTGTAATTGTGTGATGGCACTTTGTGCTTTGTACTTATAAGCAATGGCCCAACGTGGCGATTTTGCAGTATAGCCCAATTCATCTTGCAATCGGTAGTCATTTATTTTTATCACTACACCATCAATATCAAAACTCAATTGTTCGCGCGCCTGTTCCCATTCGTTTATATACGCAAGAACTTCGTCAAGCGATTTGCATTTTGCATAAGAGTCAGAAACTTTAAAACCCCATTCTTTTGCTTTGCGCAAACTATCGTAATGCGAGTGTATAGTTAAGTTATCACCATACAGCCCATACAGGAAGCAATCTAATTTTCTTCGAGCCACCTCGGCACTATCTTGTAACTTAAGTGTGCCACTGGCAAAATTGCGTGGATTAGCTGCCGGTGCTTCACCTATTTCGATTTTCTCTGCATTTATTTTATCAAAGGTAGAACGATGCATTAATACCTCTCCACGTATTTCAAAAGTTTCGGGATAATCGCCTTTGTGCAACTTTAATGGTATGCTGCGTATAGTCCTGACGTTATTGGTAACATCATCGCCCTCCACGCCATCGCCTCGTGTAACAGCCTGGGTAAGCACCCCATTTACATAAGTAATTCCTATGGCTACACCATCATATTTCAATTCGCACACATATTCAAATTGGTCGCCTATTGATTTGCGAATACGGTTGTCAAACTCACGCAATTCATCTTCCGAATAAGTGTTACCCAACGAGAGCATTGGATATTTATGCTTTACAGTAGCAAACGATTTGCTTACAGTGCCGCCTACGCGCTGCGCAGGCGACTCGGGCAAAGCAAGTTCAGGGTAATCTTTTTCTAGTTGCAGTAACTCCTCGAGCAAGCGATCGAATTCATAATCGCTTATTAATGACTCTGACAAAACATAATAATGATAATTATACTCTTCAATTATTTTACTTAGATATTCAATCCGTTTTTGTGCTTCTTCTTTTTTCATAGCGAGCTTTTTTTTAATTCAGTACTTCTTTGGATATGTTTAAAAATTAGTTGTTAATTCATTATTACATTGAATAATAATAAAGCGCTCTTTGCCAACAATATCCTTTTCGATTTTACAATTTTCAAATCCTTGATTTGAAAACAACTCCAGCATTTCTTTTCCTTTTTTTTCGTTTATCTCAAATGCCGCCAAACGCAGCTTGGGGGCCTGTTTCATTAGTGTTGCCAATTGCCTGTAAAAGGATAAGGAATCGTTGCTATAATCAAATAAGGCAAGGTGGGGTTCGTAATCAAGAACATTTTTATGCATCAACTCTTTATCGTCAATTGTTACATAAGGGGGATTGCTAACAAACACATTTGCGTTTTGCATAGCAACCTTAAGCTTATTGCCGTAATTAAAAATATCATCAACAAAAAAATCTATCTGGCATTTATTTAATTGTGCATTTTCTAAGGCAACATGTATGGCTTCTGGCGAAATATCAATGCCCACAACATTGGCATATTTTAGTTGATGTTTGATACCAAGTGCCATACAGCCGCTGCCGGTACAAAAGTCTATTACATAAGGCTGAGTTATGTTTTTGAGTAAGCCGTTTATCTTTATTACTAGCTCTTCGGTTTCTGGCCGAGGTATAAGCACATGTTTATTTACATATAACTTGAGATTATCAAAGTATACAACTCCGGTTACATATTGAACTGGTTCATGATTAAGCAACCGTTGCATGCATTGTTCTACTTCAGCTATAAGAAGAGGCGAATACGCAGCATTAAGTGCAAGGGTCAATTCAGAAAAATTGCATTTAAGTATATGACAAAATAAGATGCGTGATATACTCTCGGCCTCATGTTTTTCATAGCTAGCGCTTAATCTGCTGATGCATTCTTTGTATTGTTCTGATAGTGTCAATTCTTAATTTTTATTTTCCTTCGCAAAGTATTTTTGCAAATAAACCATTCCTGTGACAAATCACGAAAAATATATGAGGCGATGCCTTCAACTTGCCAAGTTGGGCGAAGGCCATGTTGCCCCCAATCCAATGGTTGGTGCAGTATTGGTTTACAAAGACCGCATTATAGGTGAGGGGTATCATCAACAATTCGGAAAGGCACATGCAGAGGTTAATTGTATACAAAGCGTGCATGATGAATCGCTATTGCCCGCATCTACTTTATATGTTTCGTTAGAGCCTTGCTCACATTTTGCAAAAACACCGCCTTGTTCCGACCTCATAATAAAAAATAAAATAGGTCATGTTGTGGTAGGTATTACCGATAATTCGGATAAGGTAAATGGAAAAGGAATTGCGCAGTTGCGCAATGCGGGAGTGCATGTTACAAAATCAGTGCTCGAGCGAGAATGCTATGAGATTAACCGATTTTTCTTTACGGCAAATAAATTGAAGCGTCCGTATGTAATTTTAAAATGGGCGCAATCTGCTGATGGATTTATTGCACCTGATGTGCGGCAAAAAGGTAAAATAGAATGGATTAGCAATCAGATTTCGCAAATGCTTGTGCATAAATGGCGGGCTTCCATACAAGCGATAATGGCAGGAACACAAACAATTATAGATGATAATCCTCAATTGACCACACGTAACTGGCATGGCCATAATCCGGTCAAGGTTATCATTGACAAAAATCTGCGCATTCCTTCTCAAGCAAATGTTTTTCAAGAATCAGGAAATACCATCGTATATACAAGCATGGCATCTATTAACCAACCAAATGCAGAAATGGTTATTTGGGAGAGAGATAGAATTTCAATTAAGAATATTTTAGACGATTTGTATAACCGCCATATTCACTCGCTTATGGTAGAGGGAGGTGCAGCACTATTACAAAGTTTTATGGAGGATGGTTTATGGGATGAGGCACAAGTTTTTATATCTAATAAAAAGTTGGAGCAAGGGGTTAAAGCTCCTGTTTTCGAAGGTGTCTTACAATGCAGCGAAATGCTGGGCAATGATCAACTAAATTGTTACCACCCTACATATAGGCCTATAGTTGATAGATAAATTAATGTTAGGTAAAATATGGCAATTATTTTATTAACTTAGCAGCCCTTTTTCTATTCATGTACCGCCACACACATATTCTGCTAATACTATGGCTTGGGCTTATTAACAATATAGCCGCCCAGGTAATTCAGCATCCTACCGGATTATACATATTGAATGATTCGTTGAATGGTTCTATTTCATCTGATTTGCTGACCTACGAGCAGGCAGATGGTTATGTATGTCGCTATAAATGGTCAGCGTTGCATACGGCTCCAAACGTGTACAATTTTCAGGCTTTACTAAGCAATATACATACGGCACACCAGCATGGCAAAAAAGTATGTATAGCTGTTACTGCTGGCAATGGAACTCCTGCCTGGCTTTTTACTGAAGGCGCAGAAAAACTTTCGTTTAAAGAAATTAC
It includes:
- the prmC gene encoding peptide chain release factor N(5)-glutamine methyltransferase gives rise to the protein MTLSEQYKECISRLSASYEKHEAESISRILFCHILKCNFSELTLALNAAYSPLLIAEVEQCMQRLLNHEPVQYVTGVVYFDNLKLYVNKHVLIPRPETEELVIKINGLLKNITQPYVIDFCTGSGCMALGIKHQLKYANVVGIDISPEAIHVALENAQLNKCQIDFFVDDIFNYGNKLKVAMQNANVFVSNPPYVTIDDKELMHKNVLDYEPHLALFDYSNDSLSFYRQLATLMKQAPKLRLAAFEINEKKGKEMLELFSNQGFENCKIEKDIVGKERFIIIQCNNELTTNF
- the ligA gene encoding NAD-dependent DNA ligase LigA; translated protein: MKKEEAQKRIEYLSKIIEEYNYHYYVLSESLISDYEFDRLLEELLQLEKDYPELALPESPAQRVGGTVSKSFATVKHKYPMLSLGNTYSEDELREFDNRIRKSIGDQFEYVCELKYDGVAIGITYVNGVLTQAVTRGDGVEGDDVTNNVRTIRSIPLKLHKGDYPETFEIRGEVLMHRSTFDKINAEKIEIGEAPAANPRNFASGTLKLQDSAEVARRKLDCFLYGLYGDNLTIHSHYDSLRKAKEWGFKVSDSYAKCKSLDEVLAYINEWEQAREQLSFDIDGVVIKINDYRLQDELGYTAKSPRWAIAYKYKAQSAITQLQKVTYQVGRTGAITPVANLQPVLLAGTMVKRASLHNADIIEKLDLHEHDYVHVEKGGEIIPKVTAVALSKRNPQAAPVHYITHCPECGTELERIENEANHYCPNDNGCKPQIKGRIEHFASRKAMNIDGLGSETVELLVEKNLVSTIADIYDLKKEDLLALDRFAEKSAQNLIEAIAQSRQIPFEKVLFAIGIRYVGDTVAKKIALYFKNMKTLSSATFEELIAAPEVGEKIAQSILQHFLNEKNKTIIHRLEEAGLNFAIDEQVHANRSETLKGMTIVATGTLTNYKRDEIKEAIERNGGKASGSVSSKTTFVLAGSDPGQNKIDKANELGIKIIDESEFEKMLGK
- the ribD gene encoding bifunctional diaminohydroxyphosphoribosylaminopyrimidine deaminase/5-amino-6-(5-phosphoribosylamino)uracil reductase RibD is translated as MTNHEKYMRRCLQLAKLGEGHVAPNPMVGAVLVYKDRIIGEGYHQQFGKAHAEVNCIQSVHDESLLPASTLYVSLEPCSHFAKTPPCSDLIIKNKIGHVVVGITDNSDKVNGKGIAQLRNAGVHVTKSVLERECYEINRFFFTANKLKRPYVILKWAQSADGFIAPDVRQKGKIEWISNQISQMLVHKWRASIQAIMAGTQTIIDDNPQLTTRNWHGHNPVKVIIDKNLRIPSQANVFQESGNTIVYTSMASINQPNAEMVIWERDRISIKNILDDLYNRHIHSLMVEGGAALLQSFMEDGLWDEAQVFISNKKLEQGVKAPVFEGVLQCSEMLGNDQLNCYHPTYRPIVDR